The Bartonella grahamii subsp. shimonis region CCTCAATTTATGAACAATCATCTTGTTCTCAACATGCAACCACAATGAGGACTGAATATTGATTTACAAGCAAAAACACAACCTTTAATGAAGAAAAAATGCACTCCAAGAATTTATTTCCCCCCTACCCAAAGCGTTTATGAATATAATCACTCAAAAGCCCTTCAAATTCTTCAGCAATGTGATCACCCCGCAAAGTTTTCACCTTTTGTCCATCAATAAAAACAGGTGCCGCAGGACTTTCCCCCACTCCAGGCAAAGAGATTCCAATATCCGCATGTTTTGACTCCCCTGGTCCATTGACGATACATCCCATCACAGCAACCTTCAAACTTTCAACGCCAGGGTATTTTTCACGCCAAACAGGCATATTTTTGTATAAATCTGCTTCAATTTTTTGCGCCAATTGCTGAAAAACCGTTGAGGTCGTACGCCCACATCCAGGACAAGCCGCAACCACAGGCAAAAACTGCCGAAACCCCATCACTTGTAAAAGTTCTTGCCCCACCTTCACCTCTCGTGTCCGATCACCACCCGGTTCAGGCGTTAAGGAAATTCGTATCGTATCGCCAATCCCTTGCTGTAATAAAATACCCAAAGCCACCGAAGAAGCAACAATCCCCTTTGTTCCCATCCCAGCTTCCGTTAATCCCAAATGAAGAGCATAGTCACAACGTGCCGCCAAGGTGGTATAAACAGCAATAAGATCTTGGACATCACTCACTTTAGCAGAAAGAATAATTTTATCACGTCCCAATCCCATCTCTTCAGCGCAAAGAGCCGAAAGCAAAGCTGACTGAACAATAGTTTCTCGCATGACTTCAGAAACAGACAAAGGATTTTCTTGCTGTGCATTTTCATCCATAAGCCGTGTCAACAATGCATTATCAAGAGACCCCCAATTCACACCAATACGAATAGCTTTATGATACCGGCAAGCAATCTCAATAATTTCTGCAAATTGACGATCTTTTTTTGCGCCAAAACCGACATTTCCAGGATTGATGCGATATTTTGCAAGCGCCTCAGCACACGCAGGATGCTCAGATAAAAGCTTATGACCAATATAATGAAAATCCCCAACCAATGGGACAAAAAATCCTAACTTCTCCAATCGCTCCCGTATTTTTGGCACAGCTGCCGCCGCTTCATCACGATCCACAGTAATTCGAACCAATTGTGAACCAGCTTGCCAAAGAGCAGCCACTTGAGAAACAGTCGCATCGACATCAGCTGTATCTGTATTGGTCATTGACTGTACAACTATTGGGCTCTGCCCCCCAACGATCACATCACCAACAGCAACACCAACAGACCGACGACGCTCAAATGGTTTAGATAAAAAATAGGTCGTACTCATAAAGTCCTCAATTTTTTAAAACCTGCGCTATCAATCATCATTTACATTGACTTCCTCCGGCGCTTCAAAGGAGGAAAATTACACCGCCCACCAATCTTAACAGAGTGCTCTCAAAAGGTTCCACCTACTAACCACTGATGCAATTCAATTCATCGGTGCGATTCATTCTATAGACGCACCGGATAAGTTCTACTACTCTTGTTCAAGTTTATAACTTCTACACATGGTTGATTCAAAAAGAAACTGAAATCAAACAGAGACAATACTGTATTTTTAAGCTGCATGCCTATACCTCAACATCAATGTCATCGCAAAACAGTGTTTTACAACACAACAGATAATGCCTATCAAAGCACAATTTTTAAAAATGCATGAAAGACACTGCCCAATTAATCCAACATGTTGATTTATAATAATCTATTTTTTACAAATTTGAATGGCAAACCCAAATATCGTAAGATTTTCTCATTTCAACTCTTCTTAATTGAATCAATCAGTACCGCTCTCCTACAGCCACAAGAGAACATGTAGATAAAAACTACAGATAGGGAATAAGAATTCCTTATAAACTATTTCAAGTGCTAAAAGCTATCCCAATACTTTAAACAAACAAAAAAATGAAGACATCAGCTTACATCTTTATGAAATAAAGATAGTGGAATGAATCTTACACCATTTTGTAAAAATCTTTACCTTACATCCTTAACAAACACCATCATGAAATGAACTCGAGCCCGCTAGGAAATCCTTCATTAAACTCAAACTCTTAATTCTCATCTCACCCACACGCGGCATTATCAATGCAACCTTTCAATTTTCAAGCCGTTATAGCAAAACCCCAAACACAATTCCAACTGTCACACAATAGTCTAACACATGAAGGAGTCAATAATGTGTCTATTTTCAACCAACGCCAAAAATGCTAAAATTAAAAAACGTATAGCACAATTAAAAAGAGAGCTGGTCCCCGTAAACCATTGGAGTGCTCAAAATGATCGCTTTGAAAACATTTCTGAGCTGTTTAACACATGGAAACAAAAAGGCCGTCACGCGCTTTACCACCTCAACAAACATGCAACAGAATTAAAGAAAAAAGCGAAAGAAAACCCTAAAAAAACCTTCGCATTAGCAGCGGGTGTCGTTTTAGCAAGCTTCTTGCTGGTTCGTAAAAATTAACAATACAACCAACAACCTTCCCTTTTAATGCCCGACTCAAAGCGGGCATTTTTTATAGTTTACAAAATATAAACTTTACGTCTTCCCCCCTAACTTTACACTCTCCCCCAAAAGATAAGTTTTCCATCCATCCCGCCAATCTATCATGAAATTTTTTATCTAACATCCCCCTACCCCCATCTTCTAAATATACAATAACACCACATCTCAAAGAACAATGTTGCAAGAAACTACAAAAAAGTTTTCAACATTGCATCCATCTCCCTTTTACTGGGTTATTTTAAAAGAAATGGAAGTGAGTAAAGATGCATGCGCTTTAATATTCTAAGGAATATTATTTTACATCATGACATATAAGTATTTTAAGAGCTTTAAAAGATGTATCATAACAAACCAAACGAAATCTTCCAATGTGAATAGCCATTTGCTATAAGTAAAAGGCACAAAAATTAAACTGAAAAAACCCAAAATTTTATCCTCCAGAATTGACCCGCTGCGAAGTATCCACATACGTAACCACGGACATCCCAGGAATGAGCTTTTCAATCCCCTCCTGCCCAGGATCTAAAGAAATCCGTACTGAGATACGTTGCGCAATTTTGATAAAATTACCAATTGTCGTATCTGTTTTTAACAATGAAAACTCCGAACCTGTCGCTGGAGCAAAACGAACCACACGCCCTGTTAACTTTTTATTGTTCAATGCATCAACAGAAAAAACAACCGGTTGTCCCACACGCATCTGAGAAAGTTGCGTTTCCTTATAATTAGCAATAATCCAAATATCATCAGAAATAACAGAAACCAATTGCGTACCTGGCATAACATATTGCCCTACCCTAGCGCCAACCAATCCAATATAGCCTGTTCTAGGAGATAAAATCTTTGTATGATCGAGATTAAGTTTTGCCAACTCAACACTCACCTTTGCTCCGGAAACTTCTGACTGTAAACTTTGTTTTTCAAGATTTAATTGTTTTTGCAATTGTCGTTTTGTTTCTAGGGCTGCCAAGAGTTGTGAAAGAGGGCGAGAAACAGAAATTGCCGCATCACCAAAGCCTAACTTTTTACTATCAGGAACAACATTAGAGAATGCTCGTGAACGCGCTAATTCTGCTTCTGCAGCATTAACTTCTCCCTGCAAAATCTGAGCTTGCAATTCAATACTGGCCAGTTTTGCATTTTTTGAATCGAGAACAGCCTGTGCCCGTGCAAGCTGCTGCCGAAAAAGAGAATCATCAAGCTCAAAGAGCAGCATTCCTTTTTCAACACGTTGATAA contains the following coding sequences:
- the ispG gene encoding flavodoxin-dependent (E)-4-hydroxy-3-methylbut-2-enyl-diphosphate synthase; its protein translation is MSTTYFLSKPFERRRSVGVAVGDVIVGGQSPIVVQSMTNTDTADVDATVSQVAALWQAGSQLVRITVDRDEAAAAVPKIRERLEKLGFFVPLVGDFHYIGHKLLSEHPACAEALAKYRINPGNVGFGAKKDRQFAEIIEIACRYHKAIRIGVNWGSLDNALLTRLMDENAQQENPLSVSEVMRETIVQSALLSALCAEEMGLGRDKIILSAKVSDVQDLIAVYTTLAARCDYALHLGLTEAGMGTKGIVASSVALGILLQQGIGDTIRISLTPEPGGDRTREVKVGQELLQVMGFRQFLPVVAACPGCGRTTSTVFQQLAQKIEADLYKNMPVWREKYPGVESLKVAVMGCIVNGPGESKHADIGISLPGVGESPAAPVFIDGQKVKTLRGDHIAEEFEGLLSDYIHKRFG
- a CDS encoding HlyD family secretion protein, with product MIKALRSKATIVAFLSGITGVLLILWAWRLPPFVNNIQITDNASIKGNVTLVSSQISGVIARIYVQDYQRVEKGMLLFELDDSLFRQQLARAQAVLDSKNAKLASIELQAQILQGEVNAAEAELARSRAFSNVVPDSKKLGFGDAAISVSRPLSQLLAALETKRQLQKQLNLEKQSLQSEVSGAKVSVELAKLNLDHTKILSPRTGYIGLVGARVGQYVMPGTQLVSVISDDIWIIANYKETQLSQMRVGQPVVFSVDALNNKKLTGRVVRFAPATGSEFSLLKTDTTIGNFIKIAQRISVRISLDPGQEGIEKLIPGMSVVTYVDTSQRVNSGG